One genomic segment of Amycolatopsis sp. WQ 127309 includes these proteins:
- a CDS encoding M3 family metallopeptidase has translation MISPDNPFAAPSELPYALPPFDRISDEHYRPAFEAGLAEHAAEIEQLAAQDAEPTFENTVEALERAGELLGRVASVFYNLAGSNSTDEIQAIQAEFAPKLAAHHDAIHLNPRLFARIDALHAQREELGLDEESLRLLERRHTDFSRAGAGLGEAEQARLRELNGQLSTLQTKFQQNLLKDTNELAVVIGDRAELAGFGDSAIATAAEAAASRGETGKYVINLTLPTSQASPLETLSDRDVRARIHTASMARGNQGNDQDNNAVVAEIAHLRAERAALLGYPNHAAYVIADETAKTAEAAAGLLERLAPAAVANARTEAAELQKLLEADVPGAKLRPSDWPYYAAQVRRERFDVDTEGLRPYFEADRVYLDGVFFAASKLYGLTFTERHDLPVYHPEVRTFEVFDTDGTALGLYLLDLYTRDAKRGGAWMNTFVDQSDLLGERTVVVNVLNVNKPPAGEPTLLTFDEVVTAFHEFGHALHALLSAVRYPTFSGTNVPRDFVEYPSQVNEMWMLWPEVLAHYAKHHVTGEPLPAEQVEKLLAAQQYGEGFSTTEYLAASLLDQAWHGLGVDDHVGEVQRFETAALVKAGVALESVPPRYRTTYFAHVFSGGYSAGYYSYIWSEVLDADTVQWFRESGGLTRENGDHFRRTLLGKGGSVDPMDAFRAFRGRDPEIEPLLIRRGINGV, from the coding sequence ATGATTTCGCCGGACAATCCGTTCGCCGCACCCAGCGAGCTGCCCTACGCCCTGCCGCCCTTCGACCGGATTTCCGACGAGCACTACCGGCCCGCGTTCGAGGCGGGCCTGGCCGAGCACGCCGCCGAGATCGAGCAGCTCGCGGCGCAGGACGCCGAGCCGACGTTCGAGAACACCGTCGAAGCCCTCGAACGCGCCGGGGAGCTGCTCGGCCGCGTGGCGAGCGTCTTCTACAACCTGGCCGGCTCCAACAGCACCGACGAGATCCAGGCCATCCAGGCGGAGTTCGCGCCGAAGCTGGCCGCCCACCACGACGCGATCCACCTCAACCCGCGGCTGTTCGCCCGGATCGACGCGCTCCACGCCCAGCGTGAAGAGCTGGGGCTGGACGAGGAGTCGCTGCGGCTGCTGGAACGCCGGCACACCGACTTCAGCCGCGCCGGCGCCGGGCTCGGCGAGGCCGAGCAGGCCCGCCTGCGCGAGCTCAACGGGCAGCTCTCGACGCTGCAGACCAAGTTCCAGCAGAACCTGCTCAAGGACACCAACGAGCTGGCCGTCGTCATCGGCGACCGCGCCGAGCTGGCCGGCTTCGGTGACAGCGCGATCGCCACCGCGGCCGAAGCCGCTGCTTCCCGCGGGGAGACCGGCAAGTACGTCATCAACCTGACGCTGCCGACCAGCCAGGCGTCGCCGCTGGAGACGCTCAGCGACCGTGACGTCCGCGCGCGGATCCACACCGCGTCGATGGCGCGCGGCAACCAGGGCAACGACCAGGACAACAACGCCGTCGTCGCCGAGATCGCGCACCTGCGCGCCGAACGCGCCGCGCTGCTGGGCTATCCGAACCACGCCGCGTACGTCATCGCGGACGAGACGGCGAAGACCGCCGAGGCGGCCGCCGGGCTGCTCGAGCGCCTCGCCCCGGCCGCCGTCGCGAACGCCCGCACCGAAGCCGCGGAGCTGCAGAAGCTGCTGGAGGCCGACGTCCCGGGCGCGAAGCTGCGGCCGTCGGACTGGCCGTACTACGCCGCGCAGGTCCGCCGTGAGCGCTTCGACGTCGACACCGAGGGCCTTCGGCCGTACTTCGAGGCCGACCGGGTGTACCTGGACGGCGTCTTCTTCGCCGCCAGCAAGCTGTACGGCCTGACCTTCACCGAGCGTCACGACCTGCCCGTCTACCACCCGGAGGTCCGCACCTTCGAGGTCTTCGACACCGACGGCACCGCGCTGGGGCTGTACCTGCTCGACCTCTACACCCGCGACGCCAAGCGCGGCGGCGCCTGGATGAACACCTTCGTCGACCAGTCCGACCTGCTCGGCGAGCGCACGGTCGTGGTGAACGTGCTCAACGTCAACAAGCCGCCGGCGGGGGAGCCCACCCTGCTGACCTTCGACGAGGTCGTCACCGCGTTCCACGAGTTCGGGCACGCGCTCCACGCGCTGCTCTCGGCGGTGCGCTACCCGACGTTCTCCGGCACCAACGTGCCGCGCGACTTCGTCGAGTACCCGTCGCAGGTCAACGAGATGTGGATGCTGTGGCCGGAGGTCCTGGCCCACTACGCCAAGCACCACGTGACCGGTGAGCCGCTGCCCGCCGAGCAGGTCGAGAAGCTCCTCGCCGCCCAGCAGTACGGCGAAGGCTTCTCCACCACCGAATACCTCGCGGCGTCCCTGCTCGACCAGGCCTGGCACGGCCTCGGCGTCGACGACCACGTGGGGGAGGTGCAGCGGTTCGAGACCGCCGCCCTCGTGAAGGCCGGTGTGGCGCTCGAAAGCGTCCCGCCGCGCTACCGCACCACCTACTTCGCGCACGTCTTCAGCGGCGGCTACAGCGCCGGGTACTACTCCTACATCTGGAGCGAAGTCCTCGACGCCGACACCGTCCAGTGGTTCCGCGAGAGCGGCGGCCTGACCCGCGAGAACGGCGACCACTTCCGCCGCACCCTGCTGGGGAAGGGGGGCAGCGTCGACCCGATGGACGCCTTCCGCGCCTTCCGCGGCCGCGACCCCGAGATCGAACCCCTGCTCATCCGCCGCGGCATCAACGGCGTCTGA
- a CDS encoding ClpP family protease, giving the protein MTLLAVPDMQTPGQSFTDSVNEQLLRDRIVFLGTEVTDDVANRIVAQLLLLAADDPEKDITFYINSPGGSVTAGMAIYDTMQLVKPDVSTWGLGFVASMGQFLLTSGTPGKRYLLPNTRIVMHQPSAGISGAATDIAIQAEVFGKMKLRMAELTAQQTGQSVERITADADRDRWFDAGEALAYGFIDHIVTREQATA; this is encoded by the coding sequence ATGACCCTCCTCGCCGTACCCGACATGCAGACACCCGGCCAGTCCTTCACCGACTCCGTCAACGAACAGCTCCTGCGCGACCGCATCGTCTTCCTCGGCACCGAAGTCACCGACGACGTCGCCAACCGGATCGTCGCCCAGCTGCTCCTGCTCGCCGCCGACGACCCCGAAAAGGACATCACCTTCTACATCAACTCACCCGGCGGCTCCGTCACCGCCGGCATGGCCATCTACGACACCATGCAGCTCGTCAAACCCGACGTCTCCACCTGGGGCCTCGGCTTCGTCGCGTCCATGGGCCAGTTCCTGCTGACCTCCGGCACCCCCGGCAAGCGCTACCTGCTGCCCAACACCCGGATCGTCATGCACCAGCCCTCGGCCGGCATCAGCGGCGCCGCCACGGACATCGCCATCCAGGCCGAGGTGTTCGGCAAGATGAAGCTCCGCATGGCCGAGCTCACCGCGCAGCAGACCGGCCAGAGCGTCGAGCGGATCACCGCCGACGCCGACCGCGACCGCTGGTTCGACGCCGGCGAAGCACTGGCGTACGGGTTCATCGACCACATCGTCACCCGCGAACAGGCGACGGCCTGA
- a CDS encoding virginiamycin B lyase yields the protein MASIEEFAVPGQGPYGVVAGPDGGLWFTLVHSGQIGRMSTAYEVTTYQLDPATTGPTVITPGPDGALWFTEYQGNRIGRITTGGEVSSFEVPTPYGIAAGPDGALWFTEINADRVGRITVEGEVTEFPLPVSGAFPSMIVAGSDGALWVTLNQANAIGRITMSGEVSVYPLPTEAAAPVGITAGPDGALWFVEIGAGQIGRISTGGEVAGFPLPDRGSRPHAIVAGPDGACWFTVWGGNRIGRITVDGVITEVELPTPGSEPHGIAVGPDGALWTALEIGKLARISY from the coding sequence ATGGCGTCGATCGAGGAGTTCGCGGTGCCGGGCCAGGGGCCGTACGGGGTCGTGGCCGGGCCGGATGGCGGGTTGTGGTTCACGCTGGTCCACAGTGGGCAGATCGGCCGCATGAGCACCGCGTATGAGGTGACGACCTATCAGCTGGACCCGGCGACGACCGGGCCGACGGTGATCACGCCGGGGCCGGACGGCGCGTTGTGGTTCACGGAGTACCAGGGGAATCGGATCGGGCGGATCACGACCGGCGGTGAGGTTTCGTCGTTCGAGGTGCCGACGCCGTACGGGATCGCGGCGGGTCCCGATGGGGCCCTGTGGTTCACCGAGATCAACGCCGATCGGGTCGGCCGGATCACCGTCGAGGGTGAGGTGACGGAGTTTCCGCTGCCGGTTTCGGGTGCGTTCCCGTCCATGATCGTCGCGGGTTCCGACGGGGCGTTGTGGGTCACCCTGAACCAGGCGAACGCGATCGGGCGGATCACGATGTCCGGTGAGGTTTCGGTGTACCCGTTGCCGACGGAGGCGGCCGCGCCGGTGGGGATCACGGCGGGGCCGGACGGCGCGTTGTGGTTCGTGGAGATCGGGGCGGGTCAGATCGGGCGGATCTCCACCGGCGGGGAGGTCGCCGGGTTCCCGTTGCCGGATCGCGGGTCGCGGCCGCACGCGATCGTGGCGGGCCCGGATGGGGCCTGCTGGTTCACGGTGTGGGGTGGTAACCGGATCGGGCGGATCACGGTGGACGGTGTGATCACCGAGGTGGAGCTGCCGACGCCGGGGTCGGAGCCGCACGGGATCGCGGTGGGGCCGGACGGTGCACTGTGGACGGCGCTGGAGATCGGGAAGCTGGCGCGGATCTCGTACTGA
- a CDS encoding malate dehydrogenase codes for MTQAPVNVTVTGAAGQIGYALLFRIASGQLLGQDVPVKLRLLEIPQAVKAAEGTAMELDDGAFPLLAGIDIFDDPKQAFEGTNIALLVGARPRSKGMERGDLLEANGGIFKPQGEAINAGAASDIKVLVVGNPANTNALIAQSHAPDVPADRFTAMTRLDHNRALAQLSKKLGVSVTDIKKLAIWGNHSATQYPSVQHAEVNGKTVDLDQAWLESDFIPTVAKRGAAIIEARGLSSAASAASAAIDHVYTWVNGTNDGDWTSAAVVSDGSYDVPEGIISSFPVTATGGEYQIVQGLEIDDFSRARIDASVAELVEERDTVQKLGLI; via the coding sequence ATGACCCAAGCCCCCGTCAACGTGACCGTCACCGGCGCCGCCGGCCAGATCGGCTACGCGCTGCTCTTCCGCATCGCGTCCGGTCAGCTCCTCGGCCAGGACGTCCCGGTGAAGCTGCGGCTCCTCGAGATCCCGCAGGCGGTCAAGGCGGCCGAGGGCACCGCGATGGAACTCGACGACGGCGCCTTCCCGCTCCTCGCCGGCATCGACATCTTCGACGACCCCAAGCAGGCCTTCGAAGGCACCAACATCGCCCTCCTCGTCGGCGCCCGCCCCCGCAGCAAGGGCATGGAGCGCGGCGACCTCCTCGAAGCCAACGGCGGCATCTTCAAGCCCCAGGGCGAAGCCATCAACGCCGGCGCCGCCTCCGACATCAAGGTCCTCGTCGTCGGCAACCCCGCCAACACCAACGCCCTCATCGCCCAGTCCCACGCCCCCGACGTGCCGGCCGACCGCTTCACCGCGATGACCCGCCTCGACCACAACCGCGCCCTCGCCCAGCTCTCCAAGAAGCTCGGCGTCTCCGTCACCGACATCAAGAAGCTCGCCATCTGGGGCAACCACTCCGCCACCCAGTACCCCTCGGTCCAGCACGCCGAGGTCAACGGCAAGACCGTCGACCTCGACCAGGCCTGGCTCGAGAGCGACTTCATCCCCACCGTCGCCAAGCGCGGCGCGGCGATCATCGAGGCCCGCGGCCTCTCCTCGGCCGCCTCGGCCGCGTCCGCCGCCATCGACCACGTGTACACCTGGGTCAACGGCACCAACGACGGCGACTGGACCTCCGCCGCCGTCGTCTCCGACGGCTCCTACGACGTCCCCGAAGGCATCATCTCGTCGTTCCCGGTCACCGCCACGGGCGGCGAGTACCAGATCGTCCAGGGCCTCGAGATCGACGACTTCTCCCGCGCCCGCATCGACGCCTCCGTCGCGGAGCTCGTCGAAGAGCGCGACACCGTGCAGAAGCTCGGCCTCATCTGA
- a CDS encoding MarR family winged helix-turn-helix transcriptional regulator: MPPPTTAPIGVVLARTAKTASRAFDHALTAAGSSQPIWQILISLKTTPVANQRELADAVGIQGATLTHHLNGMETTGLVTRRRDPDNRRIHVVELTDHGEQLFHQLATAAIAHDKRLRAGFTDDEITTLATLLHRLAANLTDEPTPEPIRRE, encoded by the coding sequence GTGCCACCACCCACCACCGCCCCCATCGGCGTCGTCCTCGCCCGCACCGCCAAAACCGCCAGCCGCGCCTTCGACCACGCCCTCACCGCCGCCGGCAGCTCCCAGCCCATCTGGCAGATCCTCATCTCCCTCAAAACCACCCCCGTCGCCAACCAGCGCGAACTCGCCGACGCCGTCGGCATCCAAGGCGCCACCCTCACCCACCACCTCAACGGCATGGAAACCACCGGCCTCGTCACCCGCCGCCGCGACCCCGACAACCGCCGCATCCACGTCGTCGAACTCACCGACCACGGCGAACAGCTCTTCCACCAGCTCGCCACCGCCGCCATCGCCCACGACAAACGCCTCCGCGCCGGCTTCACCGACGACGAGATCACCACCCTCGCGACCCTCCTGCACCGCCTCGCCGCCAACCTCACCGACGAACCCACCCCCGAACCGATCCGGCGAGAGTGA
- a CDS encoding nuclear transport factor 2 family protein, with amino-acid sequence MSSTEEQVRAVGRRWAEAEVRGDTEALGALVAGGFRLVGPVGFVLDGPQWLARYRTGELVTKSLDWRDVEVREFGDTAIAIGVHEQTASFKGAPADGKFRATHVLVREDGGWRLAGIHLSAIGGPLPFTPGAA; translated from the coding sequence ATGAGCAGCACCGAAGAGCAGGTCAGGGCGGTGGGACGCCGGTGGGCGGAGGCCGAGGTGCGGGGCGACACCGAGGCGCTCGGCGCATTGGTCGCCGGCGGCTTCCGGCTGGTCGGCCCGGTCGGGTTCGTCCTGGACGGGCCGCAGTGGCTGGCGCGCTACCGCACCGGCGAGCTGGTCACGAAGTCCCTCGACTGGCGTGACGTCGAGGTGCGTGAGTTCGGGGACACGGCGATCGCCATCGGCGTCCACGAGCAGACCGCGTCGTTCAAGGGCGCGCCCGCGGACGGGAAGTTCCGCGCCACGCACGTCCTGGTGCGCGAGGACGGCGGCTGGCGGCTGGCCGGGATCCACCTCAGCGCGATCGGCGGCCCGCTGCCGTTCACGCCGGGAGCCGCGTGA
- a CDS encoding VOC family protein, with the protein MGVELAHTIVWASDREASAAFLAGILGLPVGPVAGPFRQLRLANGVTLDFATAEGAVQGQHYAFLVGDEEFDAALARLRAAGTPFWADPFHRVPDEINHELGGRGVYFADPDGHNLELLTRA; encoded by the coding sequence ATGGGCGTGGAGCTGGCCCACACGATCGTGTGGGCGTCGGACCGGGAGGCGTCGGCGGCCTTCCTGGCCGGGATCCTCGGCCTGCCGGTGGGGCCGGTGGCGGGGCCGTTCCGGCAGCTGCGGCTGGCGAACGGCGTCACGCTGGACTTCGCGACGGCCGAGGGCGCGGTGCAGGGTCAGCACTACGCGTTCCTGGTCGGCGACGAGGAGTTCGACGCGGCGCTGGCTCGGCTGCGGGCGGCGGGGACGCCGTTCTGGGCCGACCCGTTCCACCGGGTGCCGGACGAGATCAACCACGAGCTCGGGGGCCGGGGCGTCTACTTCGCCGACCCGGACGGGCACAACCTGGAGCTGCTCACGCGGGCCTGA
- a CDS encoding FUSC family protein: MNHLRTAALDRFAAADPGLVRLRLAGSAVLGIILAVGALLPAHLPLTVMLVGAIAAMMTAFTVNDATPGGQAGTLALAFLTGAASITVASLGSVLPPLDTIVFVLLIFVAVYAQRFGPRGTALGSIGFFLFFFPMFLQTHLKQVPQLLLALAVGVLANTVVRFVLLRRNPEAEFLRVRRAFRARLAAVVRATEAHLAVNGSERTRKQLRSSISRLHECVLLIEDAAPDVVDARATDRLRRRAIEVELAVQWLASTVQRTCSDELTAEVRDDLIARLARFRALMERDPRELPLISQTGEYSRMLVEGSRIDEHAAPGDGVRKALAELALADDRAQRAADPETSTDPLDAETDDDEPTRKFAYDNQTRSAIQAVVGGGLAVLGGELVSHQRWYWAVLTVFVVFIGASSAGATFVKGVRRLGGTLIGIFGGVLLALLVAGSTPATLALILVCVFGMVYTARVSQVVMAFFVTSMLGLLYSLLGTFSFAVLWIRVAETAVGAAAGILAAVVIVPVRTRSVMLDNITEVLDELTEFLEHAEGLLAGEENVNIIELSRDLDRAVEQVRTTIEPLTHPVNLRSARRDYGWHVLTTLETIAFRARHVAARAQPGQLAGGDVDRLRLFTGRLLANIDVLRKALDSPGGPTPGTLVRDDGTPVSDRVEQAETRAVLSSLSHLDEGLVSLGRVFHVEATDPRVPAKRP, translated from the coding sequence ATGAACCACCTCCGCACCGCCGCGCTCGACCGGTTCGCGGCGGCCGACCCCGGCCTGGTCCGGCTGCGCCTGGCCGGCTCCGCGGTCCTCGGCATCATCCTGGCCGTCGGGGCGCTGCTGCCGGCGCACCTGCCGCTGACGGTGATGCTGGTCGGCGCGATCGCGGCGATGATGACGGCGTTCACGGTCAACGACGCCACCCCCGGCGGCCAGGCCGGCACCCTGGCCCTCGCGTTCCTCACCGGCGCCGCGTCGATCACCGTCGCCAGCCTCGGCTCGGTCCTGCCGCCGCTCGACACGATCGTCTTCGTCCTGCTGATCTTCGTCGCCGTCTACGCCCAGCGCTTCGGCCCCCGCGGCACCGCGCTCGGCTCCATCGGGTTCTTCCTGTTCTTCTTCCCGATGTTCCTGCAGACCCACCTCAAGCAGGTCCCGCAGCTGCTGCTCGCGCTCGCTGTCGGCGTGCTGGCCAACACCGTCGTCCGGTTCGTGCTGCTGCGCCGCAACCCCGAGGCCGAGTTCCTCCGGGTCCGCCGCGCCTTCCGCGCCCGGCTCGCCGCCGTCGTCCGCGCCACCGAGGCCCACCTCGCGGTCAACGGCAGCGAACGCACCCGCAAGCAGCTGCGCAGCTCCATCAGCCGGCTCCACGAGTGCGTCCTGCTCATCGAGGACGCCGCCCCCGACGTCGTCGACGCCCGCGCCACCGACCGGCTCCGCCGCCGCGCCATCGAGGTCGAGCTCGCCGTCCAGTGGCTCGCCAGCACCGTGCAGCGCACCTGCTCCGACGAGCTCACCGCCGAAGTCCGCGACGACCTCATCGCCCGGCTCGCCCGCTTCCGCGCCCTGATGGAACGCGACCCGCGCGAACTGCCGCTGATCAGCCAGACCGGCGAGTACAGCCGCATGCTCGTCGAAGGCAGCCGGATCGACGAACACGCCGCGCCCGGCGACGGCGTCCGCAAGGCCCTGGCCGAACTGGCCCTGGCCGACGACCGAGCCCAGCGCGCCGCCGACCCGGAGACCTCGACCGACCCGCTCGACGCCGAAACCGACGACGACGAGCCGACGCGGAAGTTCGCCTACGACAACCAGACCCGCAGCGCCATCCAGGCCGTCGTCGGCGGCGGGCTCGCCGTGCTCGGCGGCGAACTCGTCTCCCACCAGCGCTGGTACTGGGCCGTGCTCACGGTGTTCGTGGTCTTCATCGGCGCCTCCAGCGCCGGCGCCACCTTCGTCAAAGGCGTCCGCCGCCTCGGCGGCACCCTGATCGGCATCTTCGGCGGCGTCCTGCTCGCCCTGCTGGTCGCCGGCAGCACCCCGGCCACCCTCGCCCTGATCCTGGTCTGCGTGTTCGGGATGGTCTACACCGCACGCGTCTCGCAGGTGGTGATGGCGTTCTTCGTCACCAGCATGCTGGGCCTGCTCTACAGCCTGCTCGGCACGTTCAGCTTCGCGGTGCTCTGGATCCGCGTCGCCGAGACCGCCGTCGGCGCCGCCGCCGGGATCCTCGCCGCGGTCGTCATCGTCCCGGTGCGCACCCGCTCGGTCATGCTCGACAACATCACCGAAGTCCTCGACGAACTCACCGAGTTCCTCGAACACGCCGAGGGCCTGCTCGCCGGCGAGGAGAACGTCAACATCATCGAGCTCTCCCGCGACCTCGACCGCGCCGTCGAGCAGGTCCGCACCACGATCGAACCCCTCACCCACCCGGTCAACCTGCGCAGCGCCCGCCGCGACTACGGCTGGCACGTGCTCACCACGCTGGAGACCATCGCCTTCCGCGCCCGGCACGTCGCCGCTCGCGCCCAGCCCGGCCAGCTCGCCGGCGGCGACGTCGACCGGCTCCGGCTGTTCACCGGCCGGCTGCTCGCCAACATCGACGTCCTCCGCAAAGCCCTCGACTCACCGGGCGGCCCCACCCCCGGCACGCTCGTGCGCGACGACGGCACCCCGGTCTCCGACCGCGTCGAGCAGGCCGAGACCCGGGCTGTCCTCTCCAGCCTCAGCCACCTCGACGAAGGCCTCGTCTCCCTCGGCCGCGTCTTCCACGTCGAAGCCACCGATCCCCGGGTCCCGGCGAAACGACCGTGA